A region from the Alnus glutinosa chromosome 5, dhAlnGlut1.1, whole genome shotgun sequence genome encodes:
- the LOC133869803 gene encoding uncharacterized protein LOC133869803, with product MAAKVSSIFVYPIKSCRGISVSQAPITPTGFRWDRQWIVVNAKGRAYTQRVEPKLALVEVELPNEAFSEGWEPTKSSYMVLKAPGMNVLKVALSKPREIADGVSVWEWSGSALDEGDEASQWFSNYLGKPCRLVRFNTASETRPVEPGYAPGHSVLFSDMYPYLLLSQGSMDALNKLLKEPISANRFRPNILVHGCEPFAEDLWTEIKINKFTFQGVKLCSRCKVPTINQETGIAGPELNDTLKKIRSDKVLRPTQKQQGKVYFGQNLVWKDSLTEGKGKILKVGDPIYIQRKVSSANEAAA from the exons GATTTCGATGGGATCGGCAATGGATAGTTGTAAATGCCAAAGGGAGGGCATATACTCAGAGAGTTGAACCAAAGCTTGCTTTGGTTGAGGTGGAGTTGCCAAATGAGGCCTTTTCAGAGGGTTGGGAACCTACCAAGAGCTCATACATGG TCTTAAAAGCACCTGGGATGAATGTGCTAAAGGTTGCTCTCAGTAAACCACGTGAAATAGCAGATGGTGTCTCAGTCTGGGAATGGTCTGGCTCTGCATTGGATGAAGGAGATGAAGCATCACAATGGTTTTCAAATTATCTTGGGAAGCCCTGCCGGCTAGTTCGTTTTAATACCG CTTCAGAAACTAGGCCTGTAGAACCTGGGTATGCTCCTGGACACAGTGTCTTGTTCTCTGACATGTATCCATACTTGCTATTATCTCAG GGATCGATGGATGCACTAAATAAGCTCCTCAAGGAGCCCATATCAGCTAACCGTTTCAGACCCAA CATCCTGGTTCATGGTTGTGAACCATTTGCTGAAGACTTGTGGACAGAGATCAAGATAAACAAATTCACTTTTCAGGGTGTCAAGCTATGCTCCCGCTGTAAG GTCCCTACAATCAACCAAGAAACTGGGATTGCAGGCCCTGAGCTGAATGACACTCTTAAGAAAATCCGGTCAGACAAAGTCTTACGTCCAACTCAGAAACAGCAGGGAAAG GTCTACTTTGGTCAAAATTTAGTCTGGAAGGACTCTCTTACTGAAGGGAAGGGAAAGATCCTTAAAGTGGGAGATCCCATTTATATCCAGAGAAAGGTTTCCTCTGCCAATGAAGCAGCAGCTTGA